DNA from Gemmatimonadota bacterium:
GAACCGAAGACGCGCAGCAGTTGGTAAGGCGCGTCGGGATAGTCCGTGTCGTACGTGGCTGAGAGCACCTGCTCATGGGACGCTTCGGCCGGCATGACGCCGTAGCCGAAAGGATCCGTGCCCTCAAGCACCCGGTACCCGATACCGCCGGGCATCTCCCTGATTTCACTGATCCCCCGGCGCCCGCATACGATGACCGAGTTCTCCCGGGTCGCCGCCACCAGGTCTACCGCCTCCTGTTCGAGCAGGGCCTCGATGGGATCGGTTTCCCCCAATGCGCGGATCTCATCGTATGAAGGCCTTTCTTCCCAGGTTTCGCCCTTCTTCAGGTAGATATGCGCCATGCCGTTGCCCGAGACCATCATTGCCGCGTCGCATCCACCGCGCAGGATCCGGGGATAGTACAGCGTATTGAATCCGATTTCGTCGAGAAAGGACCATAGCTCGAAATGCGTATGGGTGGAGGTCAGGCCATGATCGCTGGAGACCACGAGAAGCGTGTCGTCCAGCATGTTCAGCTGCTGAAGCCGCTCCACCAGCCCGCCGAATCCCCGGTCGAATGCCCGGTAGGCCTCCAACGTGGTGTCCGAAGACGGATCGGTGTAATGGGAGTATTCGTCCACCGCCGGGAATACGACCGACAGGAAATCCACCCCCCGGTTGACAGCCCGGTCGATGTACCTCCAGGCCGCGGCGTCCATGACCTGCCACCGGCCGGACAAATGGGCGTAATACAGGTACCAGTTCCTGGTCAGCAACGTCCGGTTTTCGAATACGCCCAACCCTTTGTTCACTAAGCTGAACACCCCCGCCGGGCGTTCGAAATATTCGAAGATGGTGTGGATACCGTCCCTAAGATCGCTGTCGATATACAGTCCACCCGGTCCCACGTAACTGCGCGCCTGCCGGAAATGGGTAAGCCCCTCCGGCTGGGACCGGTCGAACCAGCGTATGCCGGGAAGATTGCACGTACCGGGCGTACATCCGGTCAAAAAGGGCACATGGGCCGGACCGGTCGTGGACGGGAACGAGGTCACCGCTTTCCGGTAATCTCCCCGGTCGAGGACGTAC
Protein-coding regions in this window:
- a CDS encoding alkaline phosphatase family protein yields the protein MAATVYNRCIFFLVDGAREDVMRKLIEAGELPSLRRYVLDRGDYRKAVTSFPSTTGPAHVPFLTGCTPGTCNLPGIRWFDRSQPEGLTHFRQARSYVGPGGLYIDSDLRDGIHTIFEYFERPAGVFSLVNKGLGVFENRTLLTRNWYLYYAHLSGRWQVMDAAAWRYIDRAVNRGVDFLSVVFPAVDEYSHYTDPSSDTTLEAYRAFDRGFGGLVERLQQLNMLDDTLLVVSSDHGLTSTHTHFELWSFLDEIGFNTLYYPRILRGGCDAAMMVSGNGMAHIYLKKGETWEERPSYDEIRALGETDPIEALLEQEAVDLVAATRENSVIVCGRRGISEIREMPGGIGYRVLEGTDPFGYGVMPAEASHEQVLSATYDTDYPDAPYQLLRVFGSPRSGDLIVSARKGYDLRYRHEHPEHKSTHGSLHRDHMHVPLMMNTDIAAECVRTVDVFPAMLNLTGRTVKGTIDGRDSVTAATRAVA